In Kitasatospora gansuensis, a genomic segment contains:
- a CDS encoding ATP-binding cassette domain-containing protein — MSLDVRETAAPKEVHQERPEPPKPAARKAPRYLRTPVVPQMEEQDCGAACLASVLGAFGRRVTLQEASRSCGVSRDGVSAAAVAKAAGRYGVLAKGRRVVRTEERLLGLENVQVPSMVLVTGPHFAIFEGVKRGRVHINDPSLGSYSATPAEFWDSFSGIAVGFEPGPDFEAGGRRFPLLRALAARMRAFAGPLLLAVLLSVTLAVPGVAAAFLLRAYLRSVVIGGTATWAVPLALAAGAVAGTVLLGTWLQQTLVNRVLEAMAARTSAGFLWRLLRLPGSFFHRRQLGGLVTRVQMNDGLAMLLSHRVASASASAAAAAVHLAALVWLEPRLAVVPVAVAVLDVLVLRVADRRRGGLMHRLHAEQYKRDGVAFAGVSAIETLKAEGAEDSFFRSWAGWQARAMETGQRVTTAVIVPLSLPGALSSAATATVVVLGSSMLLGGSLSIGTLLAFLLLLNGFLSPVGQLVGAASEFTMARAQNALLEDVESTEPDPYLNPVLDAPAEPAPRLSGELELRDVEFGYDPNRPPTLAGISLHIRPGEWVAVIGGSGSGKSTMARLAAGVLRPWSGQVLLDGRPRDDWHRSVVTSQVAYVEQQLRLFEGTVRENLTLWNPAADEDALRRALDDAEVAELVARRGGLDAGRIDEDARNLSGGERQRLELARALALDPVLLVLDEATSALDAHTEAAVNEHLRRRGTTCLVLAHRLSTIQAADRVVVLAGGRIVQQGTPAELAAVPGPYRTLLVEKTQKTETEKEEKS, encoded by the coding sequence ATGAGCCTCGACGTCCGGGAGACGGCGGCACCGAAGGAGGTGCACCAGGAGCGGCCGGAGCCGCCGAAGCCCGCCGCGCGCAAGGCGCCCCGCTACCTGCGGACACCCGTGGTGCCGCAAATGGAGGAGCAGGACTGCGGTGCGGCCTGCCTGGCCTCGGTACTGGGCGCGTTCGGCCGCCGGGTCACGCTCCAGGAGGCGTCCCGGTCCTGTGGGGTGAGCCGGGACGGCGTCAGCGCGGCCGCGGTCGCCAAGGCGGCCGGCCGGTACGGGGTGCTCGCCAAGGGCCGCCGGGTGGTCCGGACCGAGGAGCGGCTGCTCGGCCTGGAAAACGTGCAGGTCCCGTCGATGGTGCTGGTCACCGGCCCGCACTTCGCGATCTTCGAGGGGGTCAAGCGGGGCCGGGTGCACATCAACGACCCTTCGCTGGGCTCCTATTCGGCGACCCCGGCCGAGTTCTGGGACTCGTTCTCAGGCATCGCGGTCGGCTTCGAGCCCGGCCCGGACTTCGAGGCCGGCGGCCGACGCTTCCCGCTGCTCCGGGCGCTGGCGGCGCGGATGCGCGCGTTCGCCGGACCGCTGCTGCTGGCGGTGCTGCTCTCCGTGACGCTGGCGGTTCCTGGGGTCGCGGCGGCGTTCCTGCTGCGGGCCTATCTCCGGTCGGTGGTGATCGGCGGCACGGCGACTTGGGCGGTACCGCTCGCGCTCGCGGCGGGCGCCGTGGCGGGTACCGTACTGCTCGGTACCTGGCTCCAACAGACCCTGGTCAACCGGGTGTTGGAGGCGATGGCGGCCCGCACCTCGGCCGGCTTCCTGTGGCGGCTGCTGCGGCTGCCCGGATCGTTCTTCCACCGCCGCCAGTTGGGCGGGCTGGTCACCCGGGTGCAGATGAACGACGGTCTGGCGATGCTGCTCTCACACCGGGTCGCCTCGGCCTCGGCCTCGGCGGCGGCCGCCGCCGTGCACCTGGCGGCGCTGGTCTGGCTGGAGCCCCGGCTGGCCGTGGTCCCGGTGGCGGTGGCGGTGCTGGACGTGCTGGTGCTGCGGGTCGCGGACCGGCGGCGCGGCGGTCTGATGCACCGGCTGCACGCCGAGCAGTACAAGCGGGACGGGGTCGCCTTCGCCGGTGTGTCGGCGATCGAGACGCTGAAGGCGGAGGGGGCGGAGGACTCGTTCTTCCGGTCCTGGGCGGGCTGGCAGGCCCGGGCCATGGAGACCGGCCAGCGCGTCACCACCGCGGTGATCGTGCCGCTCTCGCTGCCCGGCGCGCTCAGCTCGGCGGCCACCGCGACCGTGGTGGTGCTCGGCAGCTCGATGCTGCTCGGCGGCTCGCTCTCGATCGGCACGCTGCTCGCCTTCCTGCTGCTGCTGAACGGATTCCTCTCGCCGGTGGGACAACTGGTCGGAGCGGCCTCGGAGTTCACCATGGCCAGGGCGCAGAACGCGCTGCTGGAGGATGTCGAGAGCACCGAGCCCGACCCGTACCTGAATCCGGTCCTGGACGCCCCGGCCGAGCCCGCACCGCGGCTCAGCGGTGAACTGGAGCTGCGCGACGTCGAGTTCGGCTACGACCCGAACCGCCCGCCCACCCTGGCCGGGATCTCGCTGCACATCCGCCCGGGGGAGTGGGTGGCGGTGATCGGCGGCAGTGGCAGCGGCAAGTCCACGATGGCCAGGCTGGCGGCCGGGGTGCTGCGCCCCTGGTCCGGCCAGGTGCTGCTGGACGGCCGGCCCCGGGACGACTGGCACCGGTCGGTGGTGACCAGTCAGGTCGCCTATGTGGAGCAGCAGTTGCGGCTCTTCGAGGGAACCGTCCGGGAGAACCTGACGCTCTGGAACCCGGCCGCCGACGAGGACGCCCTGCGGCGCGCGCTGGACGACGCCGAGGTCGCCGAACTCGTGGCCAGGCGTGGCGGACTGGACGCGGGACGGATCGACGAGGACGCCCGCAACCTCTCCGGCGGTGAGCGCCAGCGGCTCGAACTGGCCCGCGCGCTCGCCCTGGACCCGGTCCTGCTGGTGCTGGACGAGGCCACCTCCGCGCTGGACGCGCACACCGAGGCGGCGGTCAACGAGCACCTGCGGCGCCGGGGCACCACCTGCCTGGTGCTGGCCCACCGGCTGAGCACCATCCAGGCCGCCGACCGGGTGGTCGTGCTGGCCGGCGGCCGGATCGTCCAGCAGGGCACCCCCGCCGAACTCGCCGCCGTCCCGGGCCCGTACCGGACGCTGCTCGTCGAGAAGACCCAGAAGACCGAGACCGAGAAGGAGGAGAAGTCATGA
- a CDS encoding ATP-binding cassette domain-containing protein, which produces MTATATAQANRAALAAAVGVLHAGRGGRQAHRAAAGHPAEQARAALVALGTLPEGAELPAAVSNSRDPLTALLRSAGVRYRPVTLPAGADGHGDPAGTAGPMVGFAAEDGRPVALVPSPAGGHRRYDPADPSGRGEVALQAGALLLYLPLPSGDLGPADLARFVLKVPGARRDLGRLTAAGLGAALLGLLVPLSAGVLMPQLLAADAHPVRWLALLLGSAVLAAWLLVIVRNTAAIRLTGRVQSALEPAVWDRLLGHDARFFRDYTTGDLVHRANAVAQARAALSEVLVSAVLGAVFATSGLTVLLLVDAWLGGLLLLAVLAVTGLLLLLGRRRQRHESAVFELHGQLNGVLYGLLLGIDKIQTAGREIQAFARWAVPFAAQKRADAAAQRADAAAGALTAGLQPLLLAVLLAGAVLDGGTLPGHLMAAGVAAGQVAAALGQVTHAAASAYGIAPVLDRIRPILADAQPAQNDRQLTDPGELRGAVSLDRVTFRYPGTAAPVLDGVSLHAAPGELVAVVGPSGAGKSTLVRLLLGFETPESGTVRYDGQDLAGLDARLVRRRLGVVLQHGRMLRGSLLENLAGSDPEVTEERIWEAAELAGIADELRALPLGLGTRVGEDAQGFSGGQVQRLLLARALVRRPAVLLLDEATSALDNATQLRVAEAVAGLDRTRVVIAHRLSTIRTADRIHVLSGGRLTASGTYDELLGHDPLFTRLARLQEM; this is translated from the coding sequence ATGACCGCCACGGCCACCGCCCAGGCCAACCGCGCCGCGCTCGCCGCCGCCGTCGGCGTGCTGCACGCCGGCCGTGGCGGACGACAAGCTCACCGGGCCGCCGCCGGGCACCCGGCCGAGCAGGCCCGGGCCGCCCTGGTCGCCCTGGGCACGCTCCCCGAAGGCGCCGAACTCCCCGCCGCCGTCAGCAACTCCCGTGACCCGCTGACCGCGCTGCTGCGGTCGGCCGGGGTGCGGTACCGGCCGGTGACACTGCCGGCCGGGGCGGACGGGCACGGCGATCCGGCCGGTACGGCCGGGCCGATGGTGGGGTTCGCGGCGGAGGACGGCCGCCCGGTCGCGCTGGTGCCGAGTCCGGCGGGCGGTCACCGCCGCTACGACCCAGCCGACCCGTCGGGCCGGGGCGAGGTCGCACTGCAGGCCGGAGCGCTGCTGCTCTACCTGCCGCTGCCCTCGGGCGATCTCGGTCCGGCGGACCTGGCCAGGTTCGTGCTGAAGGTGCCGGGCGCGCGGCGCGACCTGGGACGGCTGACCGCGGCCGGTCTGGGGGCGGCGCTGCTCGGGCTGCTGGTGCCGTTGAGCGCCGGTGTGCTGATGCCGCAACTGCTGGCGGCAGACGCCCACCCGGTGCGCTGGCTGGCCCTGCTGCTGGGGTCGGCGGTACTGGCGGCCTGGCTGCTGGTGATCGTCCGGAACACGGCCGCGATCCGGCTGACCGGACGGGTGCAGAGCGCGTTGGAACCGGCTGTCTGGGACCGTCTGCTCGGTCACGACGCCCGGTTCTTCCGCGACTACACCACGGGTGACCTGGTGCACCGCGCCAACGCGGTCGCCCAGGCCAGGGCCGCGCTGTCCGAGGTACTGGTCAGCGCGGTGCTGGGGGCGGTGTTCGCCACCTCGGGACTCACCGTCCTGCTGTTGGTGGACGCCTGGCTCGGCGGGCTGCTGCTGCTCGCCGTGCTGGCGGTGACCGGGCTGCTGCTTCTGCTCGGTCGCCGCCGCCAACGCCACGAGAGCGCGGTGTTCGAGCTGCACGGACAGCTGAACGGCGTGCTGTACGGGCTGCTGCTCGGCATCGACAAGATCCAGACGGCCGGCCGGGAGATCCAGGCGTTCGCTCGCTGGGCGGTGCCGTTCGCCGCCCAGAAGCGGGCGGACGCCGCCGCTCAGCGGGCCGACGCCGCGGCCGGCGCGCTCACCGCAGGGCTGCAACCGCTGCTGCTGGCGGTCCTGTTGGCGGGCGCGGTGCTGGACGGCGGGACCCTGCCCGGCCATCTGATGGCGGCCGGTGTGGCGGCCGGTCAGGTCGCGGCGGCGCTGGGTCAGGTCACCCACGCCGCGGCCAGCGCGTACGGGATCGCACCGGTGCTCGACCGGATCCGGCCGATCCTGGCCGATGCCCAACCAGCGCAGAACGACCGTCAGTTGACCGATCCCGGTGAGCTGCGGGGCGCGGTCTCGCTGGACCGGGTGACGTTCCGCTACCCGGGGACGGCCGCACCGGTGCTGGACGGGGTGTCGTTGCACGCCGCGCCCGGCGAACTGGTGGCGGTGGTCGGCCCCTCCGGGGCCGGCAAGTCCACCCTGGTCCGGCTGCTGCTCGGCTTCGAGACGCCCGAGTCCGGCACCGTCCGCTACGACGGACAGGACCTGGCGGGGCTGGACGCCCGGCTGGTCCGGCGTCGGCTCGGCGTGGTGCTCCAGCACGGCCGCATGCTGCGCGGCTCGCTGCTGGAGAACCTGGCCGGCAGTGACCCCGAGGTGACCGAGGAGCGGATCTGGGAGGCCGCCGAACTCGCCGGTATCGCCGACGAGTTGCGCGCCCTCCCGCTCGGCCTCGGCACCCGGGTCGGGGAGGACGCCCAGGGCTTCTCCGGGGGTCAGGTGCAGCGCCTGCTGCTGGCGCGCGCCCTGGTCCGGCGGCCCGCCGTCCTGCTGCTGGACGAGGCCACCTCCGCGCTCGACAACGCGACCCAGCTGCGGGTCGCCGAAGCCGTCGCGGGCCTCGACCGCACCCGGGTGGTGATCGCCCACCGACTCAGCACCATTCGCACCGCCGACCGTATCCATGTCCTCTCCGGCGGCCGACTGACGGCCTCCGGCACCTACGACGAACTACTCGGCCACGACCCGCTGTTCACCCGACTCGCCCGACTCCAGGAGATGTGA
- a CDS encoding type 2 lanthipeptide synthetase LanM, producing the protein MPLDLQTHRAVDGAFTPNDDHDHPAGVLLPGLARGDERLRAVVAAAASFADRAEARPDGSTVFAPDPDEDRRGRSAAVDTWLRRAAGERGGAGALLDHLAETGRPLGDGLRSVVLADPAKLPDWALALAVFLRTLPLAPSAETTAPGALSAAFAAAADELLPYGSGGILGVPVTDRARADLAGTLTSRLVEACKLALCHELQATTGRPRATDWDESGDLDTSQEGWLARLERLPALAYLVGTVCRQWQHVQTELFARLAADRALLVEQMWEGEDPGPLDSVRGEAGDRHAGGRSVALLYFAGGRAVVYKPKDMRHAAAYLDLSRRLNEELSLDLPVRTVLIRSDRGDDGHAASLTAHVESDYGWEELVPHRPCADAGGFARFYRRLGMTMRLVQLLEGRDLWADNLLADGEHPALIDLECLLYPRVQTPPSISSEQHELLDTLESTVVRTAMAFQPWTPAKHGSTLDIGCLSRIGSLEVAPGVPALPLPPYRPVHLDESGATVTADPWAYTEELTEGYREMHRVLYGLRAELADPEGPLAGFRGIWVRYIWRHTWDGYKIIRASTSPLALDSGATRETVIAGALQGAITALAGDPGRGDLLEVVLAELDSFRQLDIPFFRSLTTSSSAFTADGREIPGHFRSTGWQRLQDRVAELDGFDLDAHLAVLTGCVDAARSGEELPVPAAARTAKARIPGNGELLDHAVAIGDQLLADRHGNGWLGECWYPGSGLRQVEVLGPDLVSGTAGLAVLFAELWAATGEPRFHRAAHHTMTAAARLIDPDAPRAFAFASDSRLAGGAPVPGGFAGPGALIHALARVGTLLGEPQLVASAQALVPGTVGVATPTEARPGRPVRTPNPDLPLGSAGLLLNLLRLRRVTGPGHAPTDDGIRALAAAALDQLAAEPADGAEGETVHGFHDLVPTGPDSIAAALARTVAEAPALLAAPEAVRERLRGHRFATATRAGRLACLDTAVALGAGIVDPAELAALTPPVSARQISGRSTRDLVATAGEALTAAEAGLLHTVPEALDSLLPGPFYDGREAAALLVGELIARHDATGSWYPDRAADDRINLGALDGSAAVGLLLLRLLDPATAPLATLR; encoded by the coding sequence ATGCCGCTCGACCTGCAGACCCACCGCGCCGTCGACGGTGCTTTCACCCCTAATGACGATCACGACCACCCGGCCGGGGTGCTGCTCCCCGGCCTCGCCCGGGGCGACGAACGGCTGCGCGCCGTGGTGGCCGCGGCCGCCTCGTTCGCCGACCGGGCCGAGGCCCGACCGGACGGCAGTACGGTCTTCGCCCCCGATCCGGACGAGGACCGCCGCGGCCGGAGCGCCGCGGTGGACACCTGGCTGCGCCGCGCGGCCGGTGAGCGCGGCGGCGCCGGGGCGCTGCTCGACCACCTGGCCGAGACCGGCCGGCCGCTCGGCGACGGGCTGCGCTCGGTGGTGCTGGCCGACCCCGCGAAGCTGCCCGACTGGGCCCTCGCGCTGGCCGTCTTCCTGCGCACCCTGCCGCTCGCGCCGAGCGCCGAGACCACCGCGCCCGGTGCGCTCAGTGCCGCTTTCGCCGCCGCCGCAGACGAGTTGCTCCCGTACGGCAGCGGCGGCATCCTCGGCGTCCCGGTCACCGACCGGGCCCGCGCCGACCTGGCCGGCACGCTGACCAGCCGGCTGGTCGAGGCCTGCAAGCTGGCGCTCTGCCACGAACTGCAGGCCACCACCGGCCGCCCGCGGGCCACCGACTGGGACGAGTCCGGTGACCTGGACACCTCACAGGAGGGCTGGCTGGCCCGGCTGGAGCGGCTGCCCGCGCTGGCGTACCTGGTCGGTACGGTCTGCCGCCAGTGGCAGCACGTGCAGACCGAGCTGTTCGCCCGGCTCGCGGCGGACCGCGCGCTGCTGGTCGAGCAGATGTGGGAGGGCGAGGACCCGGGCCCGCTGGACTCGGTGCGCGGTGAGGCGGGCGACCGGCACGCGGGCGGCCGCTCGGTGGCGCTGCTGTACTTCGCGGGCGGCCGGGCGGTGGTCTACAAGCCCAAGGACATGCGGCACGCCGCCGCCTACCTGGACCTGTCGCGCCGGCTGAACGAGGAACTGTCGCTGGACCTGCCGGTGCGCACCGTGCTGATCCGCAGCGACCGGGGCGACGACGGCCACGCCGCCTCGCTGACCGCGCACGTCGAGAGCGACTACGGCTGGGAGGAGCTGGTCCCGCACCGCCCCTGCGCCGACGCCGGCGGCTTCGCCCGGTTCTACCGGCGGCTCGGCATGACGATGCGTCTGGTGCAGCTGCTGGAGGGCCGCGACCTGTGGGCCGACAACCTGCTGGCGGACGGTGAGCACCCGGCGCTGATCGACCTGGAGTGCCTGCTCTACCCGCGGGTGCAGACCCCGCCGTCGATCAGCAGCGAGCAGCACGAGCTGCTGGACACGCTCGAGTCCACCGTGGTGCGGACGGCGATGGCCTTCCAGCCCTGGACCCCGGCCAAGCACGGCTCCACCCTGGACATCGGCTGCCTGTCCCGGATCGGCAGCCTGGAGGTCGCCCCGGGGGTGCCCGCCCTGCCGCTGCCGCCGTACCGGCCCGTCCACCTGGACGAGAGCGGCGCCACGGTCACCGCGGACCCGTGGGCGTACACCGAGGAGCTCACCGAGGGCTACCGCGAGATGCACCGGGTCCTGTACGGCCTGCGCGCGGAACTCGCCGATCCGGAGGGGCCGTTGGCGGGCTTCCGGGGCATCTGGGTGCGCTACATCTGGCGGCACACCTGGGACGGCTACAAGATCATCCGGGCCTCCACCAGCCCGCTCGCCCTGGACAGCGGCGCCACCCGCGAGACGGTGATCGCCGGGGCCCTGCAGGGTGCCATCACGGCGCTGGCCGGTGATCCCGGACGTGGTGACCTGCTGGAGGTGGTGCTAGCCGAGCTGGACTCCTTCCGCCAGCTCGACATCCCGTTCTTCCGCTCGCTCACCACCTCCTCGTCCGCCTTCACCGCGGACGGCCGGGAGATCCCGGGCCACTTCCGCAGCACCGGCTGGCAGCGTCTCCAGGACCGGGTCGCCGAGCTCGACGGCTTCGACCTGGACGCCCACCTCGCGGTGCTCACCGGCTGCGTGGACGCCGCCAGGTCCGGCGAGGAGCTGCCCGTCCCCGCCGCCGCGCGCACCGCCAAGGCCCGGATCCCCGGCAACGGCGAACTGCTCGACCACGCGGTGGCCATCGGCGACCAGCTGCTCGCGGACCGGCACGGCAACGGCTGGCTCGGCGAGTGCTGGTACCCCGGCAGCGGCCTGCGCCAGGTCGAGGTGCTCGGCCCGGACCTGGTCAGCGGCACGGCCGGGCTGGCCGTCCTGTTCGCCGAACTCTGGGCCGCCACCGGCGAACCGCGCTTCCACCGCGCCGCCCACCACACCATGACCGCCGCCGCCCGGCTGATCGACCCGGACGCGCCGCGGGCCTTCGCCTTCGCCTCCGACAGCCGGCTGGCCGGCGGCGCGCCCGTCCCCGGCGGCTTCGCCGGCCCCGGTGCGCTGATCCACGCGCTGGCCCGGGTCGGCACCCTGCTCGGCGAGCCCCAACTGGTCGCCTCCGCCCAGGCCCTGGTGCCCGGCACGGTCGGGGTCGCCACCCCGACGGAGGCCCGGCCGGGACGCCCGGTCCGGACGCCCAACCCGGACCTGCCGCTCGGCAGCGCCGGCCTGCTGCTCAACCTGCTCCGGCTGCGCCGGGTCACCGGCCCCGGCCACGCGCCCACCGACGACGGCATCAGGGCGCTGGCCGCCGCCGCCCTCGACCAGCTGGCGGCCGAGCCGGCCGACGGCGCCGAGGGCGAGACCGTCCACGGCTTCCACGACCTGGTCCCCACCGGCCCCGACTCGATCGCGGCCGCCCTGGCCCGCACCGTGGCCGAGGCGCCCGCCCTGCTCGCCGCCCCGGAGGCGGTCCGCGAACGGCTGCGCGGCCACCGCTTCGCCACCGCCACCCGGGCCGGCCGGCTGGCCTGCCTGGACACCGCCGTCGCGCTCGGCGCCGGCATCGTCGACCCGGCCGAACTGGCCGCCCTCACCCCGCCGGTGAGCGCCCGGCAGATCTCCGGCCGGTCCACCCGTGACCTGGTAGCCACCGCCGGTGAGGCCCTCACCGCCGCCGAGGCGGGCCTGCTGCACACCGTCCCCGAGGCACTGGACTCGCTGCTGCCCGGCCCGTTCTACGACGGCCGGGAGGCCGCCGCCCTGCTGGTCGGCGAGCTGATCGCCCGTCACGACGCCACCGGGAGCTGGTACCCCGACCGGGCCGCCGACGACCGGATCAACCTCGGCGCGCTGGACGGCTCGGCCGCGGTCGGCCTGCTGCTGCTGCGCCTGCTCGACCCCGCCACCGCCCCGCTCGCCACCCTGCGCTGA
- a CDS encoding TOMM precursor leader peptide-binding protein, with product MSDTPATEAAIGFKHHYTPYVVDGEAVYLVSERGVSVVDGGLAQALAPLLDGTRTAEQIGEALRDTVPADKVRTAVERLRDRGYLASTGRVEDPAGAAYFEMAGLDGAAASSALRTSRARVEVYGDLDPQPFLTALAAAGVTADPTAEFTIALTEDYLHPGLAERDLEARESGRPWLLARPVGSIVWVGPVFVPGAPDEAGTTGCWECLAHRLSANRQSLSYLQHRLGQDGPISTAGAQLAPSLGTGAQLAALEAAKWLAGVRPAEAVVLTLDTVLLETERHRLIRRPQCPACGDDGLLAERQLRPVRFESRPKAYTADGGHRSSSPEDMLDKYKPQLSPVTGVVTSLVPAGRTPTGLRVYVSGQNLSRRSGDLRQLRTGLRSVSCGKGRTDVQARASALGEAMERYSGVFQGDEARRTASFTELGDAAIHPADSLLYSERQFAERGRWNDKPSMFNTVPERFREDDEIEWSPAWSLTEQRTRWLPTMALYYGYRHRDGFFAAGDSNGCAAGTSFEDATLQGFLELVERDAVALWWYNRVQRPAIDLDAFGDPYIGELREIYRGLNREIWALDLTTDFGIPVVGAFSRRTDKPAEDVLIAFGAHLDPHIALTRALTEMNQFLGPVAGDADGNVDYAGADREQKEWWTTATVANQPYLLPDPAAPAAGPSRWTKLAGDDLAEDLALVQRLVEERGMEFLVLDQTRPDIGLPVAKVIVPGMRHFWARFAPGRLYDVPVALGWLDKPTPEEELNPIPIFI from the coding sequence ATGTCCGACACACCCGCGACCGAGGCCGCGATCGGCTTCAAGCACCACTACACCCCGTACGTCGTCGACGGCGAGGCCGTCTACCTGGTCTCCGAGCGCGGTGTCTCGGTGGTCGACGGCGGCCTCGCCCAGGCCCTGGCGCCGCTGCTGGACGGCACCCGGACCGCCGAGCAGATCGGCGAGGCGCTGCGCGACACGGTGCCCGCCGACAAGGTGCGGACCGCCGTCGAACGGCTCCGCGACCGGGGCTACCTGGCCAGCACGGGCCGGGTCGAGGACCCGGCCGGGGCCGCCTACTTCGAGATGGCCGGGCTGGACGGCGCCGCCGCGAGCAGCGCGCTGCGCACCTCCCGGGCCCGGGTCGAGGTGTACGGCGACCTGGACCCGCAGCCCTTCCTGACCGCGCTGGCCGCGGCCGGGGTGACGGCGGACCCGACGGCCGAGTTCACCATCGCCCTGACCGAGGACTACCTGCACCCCGGCCTGGCCGAGCGCGACCTGGAGGCCCGGGAGAGCGGGCGGCCCTGGCTGCTGGCCCGTCCGGTCGGCTCCATCGTCTGGGTCGGCCCGGTGTTCGTGCCGGGAGCGCCCGACGAGGCCGGGACCACCGGCTGCTGGGAGTGCCTGGCCCACCGGCTGTCCGCCAACCGCCAGTCGCTCAGCTACCTGCAGCACCGCCTGGGCCAGGACGGCCCGATCTCCACCGCCGGCGCCCAGTTGGCGCCCTCGCTCGGCACCGGCGCCCAGCTCGCCGCCCTGGAGGCGGCCAAGTGGCTGGCCGGGGTGCGCCCCGCCGAGGCGGTCGTGCTCACCCTGGACACCGTGCTGCTGGAGACCGAACGGCACCGCCTGATCCGCCGTCCGCAGTGCCCGGCCTGCGGCGACGACGGACTGCTGGCTGAGCGTCAGCTGAGGCCGGTCCGGTTCGAGAGCCGCCCCAAGGCGTACACCGCCGACGGCGGCCACCGCTCCTCCTCGCCGGAGGACATGCTGGACAAGTACAAGCCCCAACTCTCGCCGGTGACCGGCGTGGTGACCTCCCTGGTACCGGCCGGCCGCACCCCCACCGGGCTGCGGGTGTACGTCTCCGGGCAGAACCTCTCCCGGCGCAGCGGCGACCTGCGCCAGCTCAGGACCGGGTTGCGCTCGGTGAGCTGCGGCAAGGGCCGGACCGACGTGCAGGCGAGGGCCAGCGCGCTCGGCGAGGCGATGGAGCGCTACTCCGGCGTCTTCCAGGGTGACGAGGCCCGCCGCACCGCCAGCTTCACCGAACTGGGCGATGCCGCGATCCACCCGGCCGACTCGCTGCTCTACAGCGAGCGCCAGTTCGCCGAGCGGGGCCGCTGGAACGACAAGCCGTCGATGTTCAACACCGTCCCCGAGCGGTTCCGCGAGGACGACGAGATCGAGTGGTCGCCGGCCTGGTCGCTGACCGAGCAGCGCACCCGCTGGCTGCCCACCATGGCGCTGTACTACGGCTACCGGCACCGCGACGGCTTCTTCGCGGCCGGTGACTCCAACGGCTGCGCGGCCGGCACCTCCTTCGAGGACGCCACCCTGCAGGGCTTCCTGGAGCTGGTCGAGCGGGACGCGGTCGCGCTCTGGTGGTACAACCGGGTCCAGCGGCCGGCCATCGACCTGGACGCCTTCGGGGATCCGTACATCGGTGAACTCCGGGAGATCTACCGGGGGTTGAACCGCGAGATCTGGGCGCTCGACCTGACCACGGACTTCGGCATCCCGGTGGTCGGCGCCTTCTCCCGCCGGACCGACAAGCCGGCCGAGGACGTGCTGATCGCCTTCGGGGCGCACCTCGACCCGCACATCGCGCTCACCCGGGCGCTCACCGAGATGAACCAGTTCCTCGGCCCGGTCGCGGGCGACGCGGACGGCAACGTGGACTACGCGGGCGCCGACCGCGAGCAGAAGGAGTGGTGGACCACCGCGACGGTGGCCAACCAGCCCTACCTGCTGCCCGACCCCGCCGCCCCCGCGGCCGGCCCGTCCCGCTGGACGAAGCTGGCCGGTGACGACCTCGCCGAGGACCTGGCCCTGGTCCAACGCCTGGTCGAGGAACGGGGCATGGAGTTCCTGGTGCTCGATCAGACCCGCCCCGACATCGGTCTGCCGGTGGCCAAGGTGATCGTCCCCGGTATGCGGCACTTCTGGGCCAGGTTCGCGCCCGGCCGGCTGTACGACGTGCCGGTGGCGCTGGGCTGGCTGGACAAGCCCACGCCGGAGGAGGAGCTCAACCCGATCCCGATCTTCATCTGA